The Onthophagus taurus isolate NC chromosome 6, IU_Otau_3.0, whole genome shotgun sequence region ttttaggaTTGCATCCCATGTAGATTAAAAGGTCTCCACGTAATCAATGAACCATCACTATTTAAAGTAGTATTTGCACTATTCAAGCcgtttttgaatgaaaaattaaaaaaacgaatCGTGTTTCATGGCACGGATAGAAAGAGTTTGCACCAATATTTATCTCCGGATTGTTTGCCACAGCAATACGGTGGAAATTTAGAAATTCCGCGAATTACCGGACCGGACTGGTGGAATTTATTGTGTATTTGTGAAGAGGAATATAAAGGtataattatgaaataattatgagTGAAataccaataacttttttttacttatttttagtGATTAATTCATACGGAtacaaaaagtaataaaaaacttgtaaCGCGAAtgtattatataattaattgaaGCTCAATCgccataaaaacaaaaaggattattatttttcttaatgatttatttattagtttttatgtgtagaaattgtttttttatccttgatgaaattgaagaactcattttgtataatttgttattattaattttgttagaattagaattttttggtgaagaaatagtaataaataaaatgaaggtttatatttttttattaaaattgtctTCTATTTTTGAGGTAACCATTAACCCCAAAACTTCGTTTTTCAGacgattaataaattaaatttatttaattaatcttgtttgtcaattacttatttccaattatttttataaatattaatatttaaataaataaatgttaaggttaaacaacttttttttgacaactaATTTAACAGGAAATTTCTGTCGTTACTACCAACCTTGAAACTCGAAAtgagttaaattattttttaatggaaaatttttcataaaaagttcATGTCAATTTTCAAAGTGGTCGCCAAAACTTTTCTATTCGCTAAAAAACGAGGTGTTTCGTCTTATTTTGTTCAGAAAAGATCAAAGTTTCTTATTTTGTATCTTTTAAGACGCTTTGTTtgcttattaaagaaaattattggtTTCTTACAACGAAATATGCCGAAATAAAGTATTTGAGAAAATCAGAAGACTACCTTGCAATCGTAAGGTTGGTAATGGAAATGATTAAATGTCActaagtttaaataaattttttaaacaattttaatttatattaattacacTATATACTACTATTATCttcatttcttgtttttaattgttatttatttatttctgtgTTAATTTCGTTGCAACTTTATCTCAAAACTTAGATATTTTCCAGATTTagttgctttatttttttttaaattggtacTATTGAATTAACAACTTCCATcataaaattgaggttatatcattttgatttttaagaataattaatattttccagTGAAAATGAGTGGAAATCAAGATAAATGGACCATAGACAAGATATAAAATACGTTTAAGAAAAAACTAAACGCCTGACATAACccaaaagttttatttatacctaaaaagtgatataacctaaaaatacgattttagtttaaaaatataattttttaaaccattttaatataaatttttaccaCAAACCccacaaaaaagaaatcaatttattgACAAACATTAGCATACCATTTTTTACTATGTAAACAATTTGTATTAACACAATGAGGACATCtcatcaaaaactttttactCAACTTTTTCCCACCATTCAAATAAGGTTTAACAACATCTGCTAAAGCTTTGATAAATAATGGATGATCATTTGGAGCTGGAACTCTACGGATTTGTTCAACACCGatctaaaaatgaattattacaaaaactgtaataatcaattaattaacttacttCTTTTGCTAAATCATGGCAATACTCAATATCCATTTCGTGTAACGTTTCAATATGTTCGTTAACGAACGCAATTGGTACCATAACAAAGTTTTTAACACCTTGTTTAACAAAATCTTTTAAAGCTTCATCGGTGAAAGGTCCCAACCAAGGTAAAGGACCAACTTTTGATTGCCAACAAACTTGATGTGggtttgaataatttaattcttgcATAACTGCTAAAGCTGTTGCAGCAACCTCGGAAGGATATGAATCTCCTCTGCTAACAGCCtatgttgtatttttattaaattattttattagataagatatatttaaaaatatttgccTTTAATGGTAAAGAATGTGCTGAAAATAAAATGACCACATCATTCCGGATATTTTCTGGGAAATGTTTCAGTTCCTTTTGAATTAAATCGGCGAAagttttaaccaaaaattgatttgtagGCCAACGATCGATTAagcttaattttaaattttttgggaaCGTTCgctttttgtaaaatttataaattgtgTTTAAACTAGATCCAGTTGTTGCACAACTATATTGAGGATATTGCGAAAATAAAATAGCGCGTTCTACTCCATCTCTAAAAGCAAACTtagcttaattattttaatcatttaaatagAATTGATTTACTTTTCAACTTCTTCTAAAGCTGTTTCTGTAAATGGATCAACATAACGAAAAGCAATGTAAGATTTATGAGGCGCTGTTTCTGGACAAACTTTATCTAATTCTTCACAAAGTAATTTTCCTTGTAATTTAGTCCATTTTGTAATCGGCGAGCCGCCACCAATTTCTTCATACTTTTTTTGTACTTCGGGAGTTCTTCTATTTGCAATCCATGCACCTAATTTACTACGAAATATTATTCCtgattaattagttttttatcCTAAAATACTTACTCTTGCATGACCGGAAGTTGAATCATATCGCGATCGGtcataattcttaacaaataatcATGTACTTTGTCCGTTGTATCTGGCCCACCCATATTTATCATAACAATAGCAGTTTTTGGATTTACCTTTGTTGAAAATGAGGAGGTACTTGCAAATTTTAAGCAAGTTTTACCTAAATGTAAATAAGTgcttttttaggttataataGTTAAATAAAGGTTACCTAAATTGTAGAGAGTCATTATTTTGTACTTTAAAAGTTCAATGAAATGTagaaaattaagattaatacACAAGAATATGATAGATAAATTTCTTTACtaaataagttaattaatgataatgagtgttatttttgagatataggttatgttttaaatttgacatttaacgtTTCAATTACAGGTTtctgtaattttaaaaactaaattaaactaaaaatggATATCTAAATATCAATTTGCTATTtattcttataaataaaatatacaaatccATAAGGAATgcattaatttagtttttttggttttagttaaaaaatgcTTAATAATCCACCTTACTTTTAACGAATCTTGATCAAAATTACCAATACTTTTGATACAAAATCCTTAAAaggttaataaataaaataaacgtgGGTTTAACAAATCAAATCGTCACCGTTCGTAATTTTACTATTGTGGTGAGAATCGCTGACAAATATTATCGACCCTAACTTTAAGATTGATCATGATATCGTTCGCTAACGCTTCCACCGTAACAAATTTCGACTTTTGAAAGTTGAAAATGTCCGCTAAGAAACCCATAACTTGTTCCTTAAAATACATGCAAGTCTCGCGAAGCGTTTCTTCGGGTCCTAAGAACCCCCACGCTAACAGTGGAGATAATTGTTcagaaattgtataaaaatgaGCCATAAACCCAGTCGGAAACTTTAACATCCTCCTCTTCGTCTTTAAAACCGACCAAACAGCCGTAGTCAAGGCCCCTTCTTTAAACCCGTTCGATAACCACCTATTTTGTACAACCGCTGTTACCGAGGATGGAGGAGATTCCAAATCTTCAAATGCGTCCATTaaaatataatccataacgACATCGTAAAATGTTAATGCTTTGACACCTTTAGAACTTAATTCTTCCTCTATTTCCCGCCAATTTTTACcatcttgtaaatattttaacatcGCCTCGTAACcgattaaaaaatcttttggaTCTTTATCGGCGTAAAGGAGGAGGTCTGCTAAGATTTGTCTTCCTGCGTCTACGAAATAGGCGTAATTTGAGGGTTCTCTGAGGAGATGTTGAAAACCTAATCGGACGCAATGAAGTTTTGCTAAATATTCGCAATCTGAACCGCACTTTACAACGTCTGTTCTTAAAGTTCTGCATGGAATACCACCGTTTTCCAGTTGGCGAAGAGCAGCTTGATATAACGGTAACGATTCTAAGTCGGGGAATATTTCGgtaaattcttcaaattccCTTAAATCTGCTacctaaaaacaaatttaaaggcttaattaaattttaattttattatttttatcatttttaaatttactaataCCTTAGCTCGTCTTTTTACTTGTCTTTTTACTttcatttcttctttattaccttattacatttttttactttattttttttaagtataacTTTTTTACTCAATCTTTATAAAAGAATTACAAGACGATTTTGGTCACATATTGTTagcttttttttaacagtATTTTTTTCGTCACTAATCACGAAAATTTATCAACGTTTTGGGACGAAACACCATTTGACACATGGCAACATacattgtcaaatttgacaatttcatttttatagaTGTCAACCAACAATACGACAacgacaaaattaaaattttatttttcacctGATCTTGAGCTGACGCAAAACTTTCAGCACCAGACATTTCCCCCAATTCGTCGTCCCCGTGTAAAGTAGCACTTCCagtttgaaataaaacggATCGTTCGTCTAAAAACAACATTTCTGAGCGTTCTTGAAGTTCCAAAGCGGAGTCGAGTAATTGTTGAAGATCCCTACAAAATCCTGCTTCTTCAGGACCTAAAACTGCTAAGGGACCTCCAGATTCTGATGATCGGGTATAAGCTGCTAAAGCATCCTCCCAATAGTTTATACTTGTTTCTAAAGCTTCCATACctagaaaagaaattaaacaaatatgaGTGGACTTTAAAGTTCAAGAAGTACCACGCAGCAAAAAATAGGTTTCGTTTCCAATAAGcttcctaaaatatttttataatcaatacCAAATGAGGATATAATCAACATAATTCACCAACACTGTTTGACTTATTTAGAATGGAATTTTTTATATCGATATAAAAACCATTTAAGTCTCATTgaatatggaaattattaTCGTAATACgcttaaaatataaaatgagtCATTCAACTCGGTAAAATTCTTAGCAATCGAGTACGTTTAAAGGTTGTAAAAAGTTGTGAATAAATCGAGGTTGAAGGCATTCGTCAGCGACATGAGCAAACTCGGTTATTTCATTCCTTCATAATAAAATGGTAAAAACGTCGCCCgtttgtgatttattattgaaacaaaattggcaatttaacattttaacaaaatttacgCATAAAGAACGCACGTGACTTTTGCAACTGTgtataaacacaaatttattcCAGTTTGAGTGACGTAACCGCGCTTATCTGATATGTCCTattttcgacatttttttttattcacgaCTCCCGAGGTTAACTAAAagaaatcaacaaaataaaacttgactaaaaatttaataactaggtacttattttgttttatattactTCGTGTAATTTAATGATAATTGAGCGTAATGCtagaaaataaaaccaaatcaaGGAGATCTTTCTCGATATATCCTGTTATTACCAGTTGATGCACGGTGCgagaatttaatttgaataatgTGCAACTTTCCACACGGGAAATAGTTAATGTACGCTCTAGGTCGTTTGTAGTTCGAGAAGTTTGTCTCTCTTTTTCCTTATCTAATTAAAAATCGAGCGGATAAGTAATCAATGTAAAGAAGAAAGAACGTGCGTAGAAATCCATTATCTAAGCGCCGTCGTTGATGTCGATACGGCGCGTGACGATGAAACTCTAATGACTAATTTACATAATATGTGGGCTTCAGTTTGTAAACAAATGGAAATTTGCATGTTTGTAAAAGTGCCGCGGAAATGTGATCGTATCTATCCttactaataaataatacttCTAAAAAGTAATTCATGTTGAAAGGAATAGTTTTGCATTTAACAGAAGAAGATATTTATAAATCGATGATGAAATTTATTCACAAATCAACTTTCTAAATACCATAATGAAAAGTTCACCAGGAACTATACTCTCGAACTTAAGATTGTGCTTATATGGgaaaatttatgtattaacCTCCTATCTTCCAGTTTAAAAGGACGTGAAAATATGCGCCTTGGGAACGCTTTGGGAATATATTGAAAATTCTGTTCTTACCATAAATTCGCAGACAAAGAGTGTTTTGAATGttttataaacttaaaaatggtcgaaaacttaaaaatatggtTAGATTCGGattgttttgtaatattaTATGTCTGCAAATTGTTTTTGGTGTAAAATTTACGAGTTCAACTCCATAAATTTCACTCTCCAACTTTTTTAAACGTCGCGAGAGTTTCTCGACCTACTAAATGTGGGCAGCGTTCAAAACCCCATAAAGAAATCGTTTTCCGCTTGTGTGTCTCGCGCATAAATTGCCcgttgaataatttattacccACACACACAGACAGTGTGTACCTACCCCTATCGACAATGTTTTAGAATCATCAAATCACCTTAACAGTTCATAAACacttatgtaaaaaaaatttatccataatttataaatttatttttataaggcccacttttaccatcctcctgataaactatctagaggatagttgccatggttacggcggttttaagcgccttcattggctaagagctggatttatctatcggataaatttatcaagaagtggtaaaagtgggcctaaattaataaaacggtTCAACAAGGATACAATATTATCGCCTATAATTATAATCATCCTTTGTATCATATTAGCCGAGATGTACGATTTATTTGCCAATTTTGGGTTGTTACGGTATTAATTGTAaagcctcggtcgcaagcgaccgTGGTTTAATCAGCTGCAATCACATATTTTTCAGCAATGTCCCAGACGATATCTTGATCATGAATTTGATTGTAGAAATGCATTTAATTACAATCTTTATTCCTGGAACGATGAATCTGGAAAAAGTGGCCATAAACAAACGTAGTTCTGAAATGCATACGCGAGTGATTATTTACCTCGAAGTCGACAAAAA contains the following coding sequences:
- the LOC111428007 gene encoding ferrochelatase, mitochondrial; translation: MTLYNLGKTCLKFASTSSFSTKVNPKTAIVMINMGGPDTTDKVHDYLLRIMTDRDMIQLPVMQDKLGAWIANRRTPEVQKKYEEIGGGSPITKWTKLQGKLLCEELDKVCPETAPHKSYIAFRYVDPFTETALEEVEKDGVERAILFSQYPQYSCATTGSSLNTIYKFYKKRTFPKNLKLSLIDRWPTNQFLVKTFADLIQKELKHFPENIRNDVVILFSAHSLPLKAVSRGDSYPSEVAATALAVMQELNYSNPHQVCWQSKVGPLPWLGPFTDEALKDFVKQGVKNFVMVPIAFVNEHIETLHEMDIEYCHDLAKEIGVEQIRRVPAPNDHPLFIKALADVVKPYLNGGKKLSKKFLMRCPHCVNTNCLHSKKWYANVCQ
- the LOC111428005 gene encoding mitoguardin: MSLLAHLNLVVEHLKQAKRLLPDRYTLTTTQKVVVVSVTTGVALLGVLARYMRRKKQIVDPARYRRSVFVKRNTRNSGVRSPNGDVFSQASSGRRSVGYSGYSDRVTVRQSSIISEKTSLASASLASGGLGQLQEIGGGGDGAHLTPQQLGVMGMEALETSINYWEDALAAYTRSSESGGPLAVLGPEEAGFCRDLQQLLDSALELQERSEMLFLDERSVLFQTGSATLHGDDELGEMSGAESFASAQDQVADLREFEEFTEIFPDLESLPLYQAALRQLENGGIPCRTLRTDVVKCGSDCEYLAKLHCVRLGFQHLLREPSNYAYFVDAGRQILADLLLYADKDPKDFLIGYEAMLKYLQDGKNWREIEEELSSKGVKALTFYDVVMDYILMDAFEDLESPPSSVTAVVQNRWLSNGFKEGALTTAVWSVLKTKRRMLKFPTGFMAHFYTISEQLSPLLAWGFLGPEETLRETCMYFKEQVMGFLADIFNFQKSKFVTVEALANDIMINLKVRVDNICQRFSPQ